A DNA window from Hevea brasiliensis isolate MT/VB/25A 57/8 chromosome 2, ASM3005281v1, whole genome shotgun sequence contains the following coding sequences:
- the LOC110635821 gene encoding uncharacterized protein LOC110635821 yields the protein MIQLSSRIIKALSLSLSLSTCRKDCQKKMAEEEEVLIEVEAVQAVYGDDCVVLDSFPPHLHVHIKPRTADISSQQFVEAVIGIRAGSQYPKEPPSIDLIESKGLDEQRQKHLIKSIQDKACELFSCLMIVALCEEAVEKLSIMNHPDGNCPLCLYPLLLEDEENESLPFMKLMSCFHCFHCECIMNWWNWIQKEKESNINISSTTSLHSIRDRGNQNDIHIHGLEEESMGDCPVCRKVFHTKDFEHVRSLVGTNFSELSSDRTEIEDVKLLQSDSEKIRKQKFEAILKLQQENSGIIEPKRDLVVLPGMYLPRPVTLPTQALNKETTEEQQRDSTASMETNSGGSSNRPSSGKHRNFGRRKQRIQNSRKQVRQWVRKDDGPAN from the exons ATGATCCAACTTTCCTCTAGAATCATCAAGGCCCTCTCTCTATCCCTTTCCCTCTCTACCTGCAGAAAGGATTGCCAAAAAAAGATGGCCGAAGAAGAAGAAGTGCTGATAGAAGTGGAAGCGGTGCAAGCGGTGTACGGAGACGATTGTGTGGTTCTAGATTCTTTCCCTCCCCATCTTCACGTTCACATCAAGCCACGAACCGCCGATATCTCTTCCCAacag TTTGTGGAAGCAGTTATTGGGATACGAGCAGGTTCCCAG TATCCAAAGGAGCCACCCAGTATTGATCTTATAGAATCCAAGGGGCTTGATGAACAAAGGCAGAAGCATCTAATAAAAAGCATACAAGACAAAGCATGTGAACTCTTCTCATGTTTGATGATTGTAGCACTTTGCGAG GAAGCAGTGGAGAAGCTCTCTATTATGAATCACCCAGATGGCAATTGTCCATTGTGTTTGTACCCTTTGCTCCTAGAAGACGAAGAGAATGAATCCTTACCATTTATGAAGCTGATGTCTTGTTTCCATTGCTTTCACTG TGAATGCATCATGAATTGGTGGAATTGGATCCAAAAAGAGAAAGAAAGCAACATTAACATCTCATCTACCACATCTCTGCATTCCATCAGAGACAGGGGAAATCAGAATG ACATTCACATTCATGGCTTAGAGGAAGAAAGTATGGGGGACTGTCCAGTTTGCCGCAAGGTTTTTCATACCAAGGATTTTGAACATGTGCGCAGCTTGGTTGGAACGAATTTCTCTGAATTG AGCTCTGACAGAACGGAAATTGAAGATGTGAAACTACTCCAGTCTGATTCAGAGAAGATTAGAAAACAGAAATTTGAGGCCATACTAAAACTGCAGCAAGAAAATAGTGGCATAATTGAACCAAAAAGAGATCTAGTTGTTTTGCCTGGTATGTATCTTCCTCGGCCAGTAACATTGCCAACCCAGGCGTTGAATAAAGAAACCACGGAAGAACAGCAAAGAGACTCAACAGCATCCATGGAAACAAATTCTGGGGGTTCTTCAAATAGACCGAGCTCCGGTAAGCACAGGAACTTTGGCAGGAGGAAGCAGAGAATacaaaattcaagaaaacaagttAGACAGTGGGTCAGAAAAGATGATGGGCCTGCAAATTAA